The region CCATCGCATCATCATCCTCACTTAATTGGATGCAGGTGTTCATATGTCTCACTTTCAAATCATTTTTTTAGATGCTCAATGCCAGAGTGCCTATTGCCAAGGACTTGAAGATGCATTGAAATCCCTGCCACCTCGGTACGCCAGGAATCCAGAGTATATGCAGGGATATAACAGCCTGGAGTCTCATACTCCCAATGGGCTGCCTAAAGACCGCTTTCCCCACCCTCAACTAACCATCAAGGAGATTTCAATAATGATGTCCGCAACCCTCACTCAACCTGCTCAAATTGACGAATTTGCTGGGGATGAATATGGTCCTGCCTATCAGCCCTGCCCTATTTACAAGTGCTCAATCATGAAGATCCCCAGCAGGCTGGATTCTTTATCTCTGCTGATAATGCGGCGGCAGTTAACTTCCAGCCCACCCCCGAGTGGCAATCCCATGACGCCTATTTCATGTCAGGGGCGTTGCTGTGGGCTATCGGAGCCTCACAGCTCGTATGGCGGTTCTGCGACGGTCTCCCTGTTGATGTTTTCGCGCAAAGACCGGGCCTTCTTAGGAGCCTTTGATCGGGATAGCTACAATCCCGAGGAAGTGATTTTGAAAACCCGCTATTTGGTGTATTTGGTTAGTCGGCAAAAGCAACTTCTCCATCAGTCACCTCTGCAATTCACCGCGAAAGGCTCTCTATGTGGCTCCTTTGGTGAGCATTATAATCAGTTCCACTCCAAATGAACTGGGCCTACGGCAAGCCCCGTGGCGATCGCTTCTTTGCCTTATCGATTTTTGCGGTTAAAGCAGCCCATCCTGAAAGGACAAGAGAGAAATCCTGGGTTTGTTCAATTGTGGAGCATGGTCAACCCACCAGCGAAAACTGGCGCAACTTTTTCTTGGGCTATGATCCTATCGTTAAGCAAAAGCTCATCGCTGACTTTGAAGCGCAAGCGAATTTTGCCCAGGGTGATCGTGCTCAAAGTGATTTAGATAAAGGCATGCCTGAGCGTTTTGACGCAATAGTCGATGATCTCGCCTTTTAGACCTTTGTGGGCAGGACTACTCTGCCCGCACGCAGTTGAGCATCCTTAAGGTAGCGGCGGCACCATAGTTAGGACGAGCTGGACGGGTAGGAAAAATGCCCGTCCTCTTTCGTTTACAGGCGAAACCTGAGAAAACTTAGCTCTATAATGACCCATGAAGCGGAACTCAACCCTGAGCAATGGATTTAGAACAGGTTCAAGAACTAGGCTCTCTCAACGTTTTTGCGGTTAGATTATCCCCTGGTACAGATGTGCGTCAAACTATAGAAGAAATTGCTAAACGTGAGCAGATCAGCGCTGGTAGCATCTTGAGTGCAGTGGGCAGCTTGAGCCGCGTGCAGTTGCGATTTGCGAATGCCAAAGAACCTACAGAATTGGCTGGAAATATGAAATTTAACTTTATCTGGAACCCTTAGCGCAGCTGGTGTGCACTTGCATATGACCGTTGCCATGAATGGGGAGATTGTAAAGGAGGCCATCTGGTAAAAGGGTGTCAGGTGTATACCACGCTAGAACTGGTGATTGCCCAGTTCACGAACCTGCGATTTACTCGACAATGGGATGCCTTGACTGGATATCCAGAGTTGGAGAGTAGCTCGATTTCCTAATCTTCCTCATTCTTGACTTAGGTCTAAAAAGAGAATAAAATGATTGTTCTTAGCCTTGACTTAACCTGATTGCGTCAGAATCGAAACGCATTATCGAGCAATTTTTGCATGACTTGGATTGATTCAGCTTACGGCTGACCGTTGCTCTGATTTTGGGAAGTGCGATCGGTATCGAACGGCAGTGGCGACAGACTCGGGCTGTTCTAAAAACGAATGTTTTGGTCTGTATTGGCTCATCTATGTTTGTGATGATGTCGCTAATGCATGCTCAAGACTCTAGTCCAACCCGGGTGGCTGCTCAAATTGTTTCTGGAGTAGGCTTTCTAGGAGGGGGTGTCATATTAAGAGAAGGCACTAGCGTCAGAGGACTGAATACGGCAGCAACATTATGGTGTTCTGCCTCCGTTGGAACCCTTGTGGGAGGCGGCTTTCTTTTCCGGCTTACTTGGGGGCAGCTGCGGTGGTGTTTTCCAACCTGGTGATGCGACCTCTAGTGGAGCAGTTGAAGTTCCGCCCCATAAGCCTGGATCATCCACGAGCATTTATCGGTTCGTTCTAATTTGCGCGCACTATGAGGAGAAAAAATTCGTAATGTCTTCCTTGAGTCCATCAATACGGCAAACTGATGATCAGCGCTTGGCGGAGTGAGAGCTTAGAGTCTTTAGGTAAACCCAAGCAGGTGGTGCTAGAAATTGAATTGATGACGATTCATCGAGAGGATAAGCTGCTCAATGAACTCGCTGAAGCACTGCAAGACCAGGCCAATACCAACAAATTCGATGGGAACTGGTGTCGGACAAGATCAATAGCCTGTCGATTTCCCGAAA is a window of Acaryochloris sp. CCMEE 5410 DNA encoding:
- a CDS encoding DUF5895 domain-containing protein, with product MLNHEDPQQAGFFISADNAAAVNFQPTPEWQSHDAYFMSGALLWAIGASQLVWRFCDGLPVDVFAQRPGLLRSL
- a CDS encoding DUF5895 domain-containing protein is translated as MFSRKDRAFLGAFDRDSYNPEEVILKTRYLVYLVSRQKQLLHQSPLQFTAKGSLCGSFGEHYNQFHSK
- a CDS encoding PPC domain-containing DNA-binding protein produces the protein MDLEQVQELGSLNVFAVRLSPGTDVRQTIEEIAKREQISAGSILSAVGSLSRVQLRFANAKEPTELAGNMKFNFIWNP
- a CDS encoding MgtC/SapB family protein: MGSAIGIERQWRQTRAVLKTNVLVCIGSSMFVMMSLMHAQDSSPTRVAAQIVSGVGFLGGGVILREGTSVRGLNTAATLWCSASVGTLVGGGFLFRLTWGQLRWCFPTW